A stretch of Azospirillum brasilense DNA encodes these proteins:
- a CDS encoding HAMP domain-containing protein gives MTDAHDRLSSQLLLRALRQFRKGDFSVRLPLDLDGLDGEIAAAFNDVVEMNEALVEDVGRVSVAIGKEGRIGQRVRLPTASGGWGACVDSVNAMVADLTQPTREMARVIGAVAKGDLSQSMPLEVDGRPLQGDFLQTARTVNRMVEQLVTVSAELTRVAREVGIEGKLGEQAQVKDVAGTWKDLTDNVNLMAANLTAQVRNIADVTTAVAKGDLSRKITVDVKGEIRELKDTINTMVDQLNSFASEVTRVAREVGSEGKLGGQAQVKGVAGTWKDLTDNVNLLTGNLTNQVRNIADVTTAVANGDLSRKITVDVKGEIRELKDTINTMVDQLNSFASEVTRVAREVGTEGKLGGQAQVKGVAGTWKDLTDNVNAMATNLTSQVRNIAEVTTAVAKGDLSRKITVDVRGEILELKDTINTMVDQLNSFASEVTRVAREVGSEGKLGGQAQVKGVAGTWKDLTDNVNLLTGNLTNQVRNIADVTTAVANGDLSRKITVDVKGEILELKDTINTMVDQLNSFASEVTRVAREVGTEGKLGGQAQVKGVAGTWKDLTDNVNMMAANLTGQVRGIAEVVTAVAEGNLKRKLTVAARGEIAALADTINGVIETLAIFADQVTNVAREVGIEGKLGGQAKVPGATGVWGDLTDNVNQLAANLTTQVRAIAEVATAVTKGDLTRSIAVEASGEVASLKDNINEMIRNLRDTTQKNAEQDWLKTNIAKFTRMLQGERDLVTVTNMILSEIAPLVNAQHGVFYVTSREGDEPVLDLVASYALKERDGLGTRFTLKQGLVGQCAHEKKPILLTNVPKDYVRISSGLGEAAPLNIIVLPVLFENEVNAVLELASFGHFSETHRSFLEQLTESIGIVLNTIATNMRTEGLLKQSQRLTAELQSQQEELKTTNERLEHQAASLRQSEELLMAQQEKLRQTNEALEEKAEQLSLTSKYKSQFLANMSHELRTPLNSLLILSKLLSDNGDHNLTPRQVEFARTINAAGSDLLNLINDILDLSKIESGTVTLEIGAVVLDDLRGHVERTFAQLAEEKGLRFDIDMTPPLPAAIQTDQKRLEQVLNNLLSNAFKFTETGGVTFRVGLAGEGWSAAHPVLNAAEGVLAFTVVDTGIGIPENKQRIIFEAFQQADGTTSRKYGGTGLGLSISREIARLLGGEIRVQSESGAGSAFTLYVPMEFDIARYGDPAPKLAPFPTPTRPIVVPGPEERLALPQHHPVADDRERIRPGDPVVLIVEDDVKFASILVDLAREKGFKAILSHAGSPAMPMARKYRPDAVMLDIGLPDIDGWALLDLLKRDPHTRHIPVHVISAKEERRRGLAMGAFDYTEKPADREAIFAALAKVKGFVERHQRRLLIVEKVPNPETGGIAGLIDHDKGVGGGGGDDIDISTVTSAEAARALLAHERFDCMVLDLTIPQPSDFELIDSLRTRDSTAWMPVVAYVSDAIAPEDEARLRRLAETVVLRSVHSADSLLDETALFLHRAVDRLPDDKRNALDQIRQRDPVLAGRKALIVDDDFRNIFSLASVLEAHDMTVLHAESGPEGLDLLKAHPDLDVALVDIMMPLMDGYQTIREIRATAAGRGLPVIAVTAKAMKGDREKCIEAGATDYLAKPVDIDHLLSLLRVWAGRRQDDGPAVGHNAGRE, from the coding sequence ATGACCGACGCTCACGACCGGCTTTCTTCCCAGCTTCTCCTGCGCGCGCTGCGCCAGTTCCGCAAGGGCGACTTCTCCGTGCGCCTGCCGCTCGACCTGGATGGGCTGGACGGCGAGATCGCCGCCGCCTTCAACGACGTGGTGGAGATGAACGAAGCCCTGGTGGAGGACGTCGGCCGGGTCAGCGTCGCCATCGGCAAGGAGGGTCGCATTGGCCAGCGGGTGCGCCTGCCCACTGCCTCGGGCGGCTGGGGCGCCTGCGTGGACAGCGTCAACGCCATGGTCGCCGACCTGACCCAGCCGACCCGGGAGATGGCCCGCGTCATCGGCGCGGTCGCCAAAGGAGACCTGTCGCAGTCGATGCCGCTGGAGGTCGACGGGCGTCCGCTCCAGGGCGACTTCCTCCAGACCGCCCGGACGGTCAACCGGATGGTCGAGCAGCTCGTCACCGTCTCGGCGGAGCTGACGCGGGTGGCGCGCGAGGTCGGCATCGAAGGCAAGCTGGGCGAACAGGCCCAGGTGAAGGACGTCGCCGGCACCTGGAAGGACCTCACCGACAACGTCAACCTGATGGCCGCCAACCTGACGGCCCAGGTCCGCAACATCGCCGACGTCACCACAGCGGTGGCGAAGGGCGACCTGTCGCGCAAGATCACCGTGGACGTGAAGGGCGAAATCCGCGAGCTGAAGGATACCATCAACACGATGGTCGACCAGCTCAACAGCTTCGCCTCGGAAGTCACCCGCGTCGCCCGCGAGGTCGGCAGCGAGGGAAAGCTGGGCGGACAGGCCCAGGTGAAGGGTGTGGCTGGCACCTGGAAGGACCTCACCGACAACGTCAACCTGCTGACCGGCAACCTGACCAATCAGGTCCGCAACATCGCCGACGTGACGACCGCCGTCGCCAACGGCGACCTGTCGCGCAAGATCACCGTGGACGTGAAGGGCGAAATCCGCGAGTTGAAGGACACCATCAACACGATGGTCGACCAGCTCAACAGCTTCGCCTCGGAAGTCACCCGCGTCGCCCGCGAGGTCGGCACCGAAGGAAAGCTGGGCGGACAGGCCCAGGTGAAGGGCGTTGCCGGCACCTGGAAGGACCTCACCGACAACGTCAACGCGATGGCCACCAACCTGACCAGCCAGGTCCGCAACATCGCGGAGGTCACCACGGCGGTGGCGAAGGGCGACCTGTCGCGCAAGATCACCGTGGACGTGAGGGGCGAGATCCTGGAGCTGAAGGACACCATCAACACGATGGTCGACCAGCTCAACAGCTTCGCCTCGGAAGTCACCCGCGTCGCCCGCGAGGTCGGCAGCGAGGGCAAGCTGGGCGGTCAGGCCCAGGTGAAGGGTGTGGCCGGCACCTGGAAGGACCTCACCGACAACGTCAACCTGCTGACCGGCAACCTGACCAATCAGGTCCGAAACATCGCCGACGTGACCACGGCCGTTGCCAACGGCGACCTGTCGCGCAAGATCACAGTCGACGTGAAGGGCGAGATCCTGGAGCTGAAGGACACCATCAACACGATGGTCGACCAGCTCAACAGCTTCGCCAGCGAGGTCACCCGCGTCGCCCGCGAGGTCGGCACCGAAGGGAAGCTGGGCGGACAGGCCCAAGTGAAGGGCGTCGCCGGCACCTGGAAGGACCTCACCGACAACGTCAACATGATGGCCGCCAACCTGACCGGTCAGGTGCGCGGCATCGCCGAGGTCGTGACGGCGGTCGCCGAGGGCAACCTGAAGCGCAAGCTGACCGTCGCGGCGCGCGGCGAGATCGCGGCGCTGGCCGACACCATCAACGGCGTGATCGAGACGCTGGCCATCTTCGCCGATCAGGTCACCAACGTGGCGCGCGAGGTCGGCATCGAAGGCAAGCTGGGCGGGCAGGCGAAGGTCCCCGGCGCCACCGGCGTGTGGGGCGACCTGACCGACAACGTGAACCAGCTCGCCGCCAACCTGACCACCCAGGTCCGCGCCATCGCCGAGGTAGCGACCGCGGTGACCAAGGGCGACCTCACCCGCTCCATCGCCGTCGAGGCGTCGGGCGAGGTGGCCTCCCTGAAGGACAACATCAACGAGATGATCCGCAACCTGCGCGACACGACGCAGAAGAACGCGGAACAGGACTGGCTGAAGACCAACATCGCCAAATTCACCCGAATGCTCCAGGGCGAGCGCGATCTGGTGACCGTCACCAACATGATCCTGTCGGAGATCGCGCCGCTGGTGAACGCCCAGCACGGCGTCTTCTACGTCACCAGCCGAGAGGGCGACGAGCCGGTCCTCGATCTGGTCGCCAGCTACGCCCTGAAGGAGCGCGACGGGCTGGGCACCCGCTTCACGCTGAAACAGGGACTGGTCGGCCAGTGCGCCCACGAGAAAAAGCCGATCCTGCTGACCAACGTGCCGAAGGACTATGTGCGCATCAGCTCCGGCCTCGGCGAGGCGGCGCCGCTCAACATCATCGTCCTGCCCGTGCTGTTCGAGAACGAGGTGAACGCCGTGCTTGAGCTGGCCTCCTTCGGCCATTTCAGCGAGACGCACCGCTCCTTCCTGGAGCAGCTGACGGAAAGCATCGGGATCGTCCTCAACACCATCGCCACCAACATGCGGACCGAAGGGCTGCTCAAGCAGTCGCAGCGCCTGACCGCCGAGCTGCAGAGCCAGCAGGAGGAGCTGAAGACCACCAACGAGCGGCTGGAGCATCAGGCCGCCTCGCTCCGCCAGTCGGAGGAGCTGCTGATGGCCCAGCAGGAAAAGCTGCGCCAGACCAACGAGGCGCTGGAGGAGAAGGCGGAGCAGCTCTCCCTCACCTCCAAATACAAGTCGCAGTTCCTGGCGAACATGAGCCATGAGCTGCGCACCCCGCTGAACAGCCTGCTGATCCTGTCCAAGCTGCTGTCGGACAACGGCGACCACAACCTGACCCCCCGGCAGGTGGAGTTCGCCCGCACCATCAACGCCGCCGGGTCCGACCTGCTGAACCTCATCAACGACATCCTCGACCTGTCGAAGATCGAATCCGGCACGGTCACGCTGGAGATCGGCGCGGTGGTGCTGGACGACCTGCGCGGCCATGTCGAGCGCACCTTCGCCCAGCTCGCCGAGGAGAAGGGGCTGCGCTTCGACATCGACATGACCCCGCCGCTGCCCGCGGCCATCCAGACCGACCAGAAGCGGCTGGAGCAGGTGCTGAACAACCTGCTGTCCAACGCCTTCAAGTTCACCGAGACCGGCGGCGTCACCTTCCGGGTCGGGCTGGCCGGCGAGGGCTGGAGCGCTGCCCACCCCGTGCTGAATGCGGCGGAGGGGGTGCTGGCCTTCACCGTCGTCGACACCGGCATCGGCATTCCCGAGAACAAGCAGCGCATCATCTTCGAGGCGTTCCAGCAGGCCGACGGAACGACCAGCCGCAAATACGGCGGCACCGGCCTCGGCCTGTCGATCAGCCGCGAGATCGCCCGCCTGCTCGGCGGCGAGATCCGCGTGCAGAGCGAGTCCGGGGCGGGCAGCGCCTTCACGCTCTACGTGCCGATGGAGTTCGACATCGCCCGTTACGGCGACCCGGCGCCGAAGCTGGCGCCCTTCCCGACGCCGACGCGGCCCATCGTGGTGCCGGGGCCGGAGGAGCGGCTGGCGCTGCCGCAGCACCACCCCGTCGCCGACGACCGCGAGCGCATCCGCCCCGGCGATCCGGTGGTTCTGATCGTCGAGGACGACGTGAAGTTCGCCTCGATCCTGGTCGATCTGGCGCGGGAGAAGGGCTTCAAGGCGATCCTTTCCCACGCCGGAAGCCCGGCTATGCCGATGGCCCGCAAATACCGGCCGGACGCGGTGATGCTGGACATCGGCCTGCCGGACATCGACGGCTGGGCGCTGCTCGACCTGCTGAAGCGCGATCCGCACACCCGCCACATCCCGGTCCACGTCATCTCCGCCAAGGAGGAGCGGCGCCGCGGCCTCGCCATGGGCGCCTTCGACTACACCGAGAAGCCGGCCGACCGCGAGGCGATCTTCGCGGCACTCGCCAAGGTCAAGGGCTTCGTGGAGCGCCACCAGCGCCGGCTGCTGATCGTCGAGAAGGTTCCCAACCCGGAGACCGGCGGCATCGCCGGCCTGATCGACCACGACAAGGGCGTCGGGGGCGGGGGCGGTGACGACATCGACATCAGCACCGTCACCTCCGCCGAGGCCGCCCGCGCCCTGCTGGCGCACGAGCGGTTCGACTGCATGGTGCTCGACCTGACCATCCCCCAGCCCAGCGATTTTGAGCTGATCGACAGCCTGCGCACCCGTGATTCCACCGCCTGGATGCCGGTCGTCGCCTATGTCAGCGACGCCATCGCGCCGGAGGATGAGGCGCGGCTGCGCCGGCTGGCCGAAACGGTGGTGCTGCGCAGCGTCCATTCCGCGGACTCGCTGCTCGACGAGACGGCGCTGTTCCTGCACCGGGCGGTGGACCGGCTGCCCGACGACAAGCGCAACGCGCTCGACCAGATCCGCCAGCGCGACCCAGTGCTGGCGGGCCGCAAGGCGCTGATCGTGGACGACGATTTCCGCAACATCTTCTCGCTTGCCAGCGTCCTGGAGGCCCACGACATGACGGTGCTGCACGCCGAGAGCGGGCCGGAGGGGCTGGACCTGCTGAAGGCGCACCCCGACCTCGACGTGGCGCTGGTGGACATCATGATGCCGCTGATGGACGGCTATCAGACCATCCGGGAAATCCGCGCCACCGCAGCCGGGCGCGGCCTTCCGGTGATCGCCGTCACCGCCAAGGCGATGAAGGGCGACCGCGAGAAGTGCATCGAGGCGGGAGCGACCGACTATCTCGCCAAGCCGGTGGACATCGACCACCTGCTGTCGCTGCTGCGGGTCTGGGCCGGACGCCGGCAGGACGACGGCCCCGCCGTAGGCCACAACGCCGGACGGGAGTGA
- a CDS encoding response regulator: protein MTNPINRSPGAGADGTAPSAATTPVRVLVVEDETIVAMYLTDMLEELSYEVCGVAANAADALKIAERERPALALVDIGLAGPQDGIETAHALRERFAVGSIFMSGASDPVLLERARAAGPHGFIQKPYDERQLKTLLNNAAPRH from the coding sequence ATGACCAACCCGATCAACAGGTCACCAGGGGCCGGGGCGGACGGGACCGCGCCCTCCGCAGCCACAACCCCCGTCCGGGTCCTGGTCGTCGAGGATGAGACGATCGTCGCCATGTATCTGACCGATATGCTGGAGGAGTTGTCCTACGAGGTGTGCGGCGTCGCCGCCAACGCCGCCGACGCGCTGAAGATCGCCGAGCGGGAGCGCCCCGCCCTGGCCCTGGTGGACATTGGCCTCGCCGGTCCGCAGGACGGCATCGAGACCGCGCACGCCCTGCGCGAGCGCTTCGCCGTGGGCAGCATCTTCATGTCCGGGGCCAGCGATCCCGTCCTGCTGGAGCGCGCCCGCGCCGCCGGCCCGCACGGCTTCATCCAGAAGCCCTACGACGAGCGCCAATTGAAGACCCTGCTGAACAACGCCGCCCCCCGGCATTAG
- a CDS encoding pentapeptide repeat-containing protein, whose amino-acid sequence MSGAPTSGPGDGTDLSLEDLAQAIRAHRLYLAARPNGLRLQLKAADLTGFDLTGLLLSDAILTGANFRRSVLQRCNFDGADLFGASFVSADLREASLVGADMRGANFTKACLRNTLFERADLRPGQLVLWKDRRKARQEAALREAVLVNANFTDADLTGANLTRASLEGADFSNAALFGANLSGADLRGADFSMAKLKGAILNNAVVAGATFQGADLRDAELRNVSMATADWAEARMMGAIYHRNQSDFPPEIREGLDGHVRWINSNGKQGKRFDVSDGAFVGADFDGCDLSGAIFRNCDFTRASFRDSKLQIAQFPSCRMREACFENSELSGACFEGCDLTRAMMRNAVMRAIELLAADGQSTGRLWPTNLRNAQLADSDIRGADLRGARLAGADLTNCNLSGADLRDTDIEKANTTGTTLVHCRLK is encoded by the coding sequence ATGAGCGGTGCCCCGACAAGCGGGCCGGGTGATGGGACAGACCTGAGCCTGGAGGATCTCGCGCAGGCCATCAGAGCCCACCGGCTCTATCTGGCGGCGCGCCCAAACGGTTTGCGCCTTCAATTGAAGGCGGCGGACCTGACCGGCTTCGACCTGACGGGGCTGCTCCTGTCGGACGCTATTCTGACCGGAGCGAATTTCCGGCGCAGCGTCCTCCAGCGTTGCAACTTCGACGGAGCGGATCTGTTCGGCGCCAGCTTCGTCTCCGCCGATCTGCGGGAGGCCTCGCTGGTCGGGGCGGACATGCGCGGGGCGAACTTCACCAAGGCCTGTCTGCGCAACACCCTGTTCGAGCGGGCGGACCTCCGTCCCGGCCAGCTCGTGCTGTGGAAGGACCGGCGCAAGGCCCGGCAGGAGGCGGCGCTTCGCGAAGCCGTGCTGGTCAACGCGAATTTCACCGACGCCGATCTGACTGGCGCCAACCTGACCCGCGCCAGCCTGGAGGGGGCGGACTTCAGCAACGCCGCCCTGTTCGGCGCCAACCTCAGCGGCGCGGATCTGCGCGGCGCCGATTTCAGCATGGCGAAGCTGAAGGGCGCCATCCTCAACAATGCCGTCGTTGCCGGTGCCACCTTCCAGGGCGCCGACCTGCGCGACGCCGAACTGCGCAACGTCTCCATGGCCACCGCCGATTGGGCGGAGGCGCGGATGATGGGCGCCATCTACCACCGCAACCAATCGGACTTCCCGCCGGAAATCCGGGAGGGGCTGGACGGCCATGTCCGCTGGATCAACAGCAACGGCAAGCAGGGCAAGCGGTTCGACGTGTCGGACGGGGCCTTCGTCGGGGCCGATTTCGATGGCTGCGACCTGAGCGGGGCGATCTTCCGCAACTGCGACTTTACGCGGGCGAGCTTCCGCGACAGCAAGCTGCAGATCGCCCAGTTTCCCAGCTGCCGCATGCGGGAGGCCTGTTTCGAGAATTCGGAACTGTCCGGCGCCTGCTTCGAGGGCTGCGACCTGACCCGCGCCATGATGCGCAACGCGGTGATGCGGGCCATCGAGCTTCTGGCGGCGGATGGCCAGTCCACCGGGCGCCTGTGGCCGACGAATCTGCGCAACGCCCAACTGGCCGACAGCGACATCCGCGGCGCCGATCTGCGCGGTGCACGGTTGGCCGGGGCGGACCTGACCAACTGCAATCTGTCGGGAGCCGACCTGCGCGACACCGACATCGAGAAGGCCAACACCACAGGAACGACGCTGGTCCATTGCCGGTTGAAGTGA
- a CDS encoding c-type cytochrome yields MKRNVAVLAFGLFAALPGIASAQDADAGEKVFNQCKACHTIEAGGPNRVGPNLHGVVGRASGSIESFKYSDAMKGAGLAWDEANLDKYLTDPKGTVPGNKMAFAGVKNEQARKDLIAFLKKNS; encoded by the coding sequence ATGAAGCGTAATGTTGCCGTTCTGGCCTTCGGCCTGTTCGCCGCCCTTCCCGGCATCGCCTCGGCGCAGGACGCCGATGCGGGAGAGAAGGTGTTCAACCAGTGCAAGGCCTGCCACACCATCGAGGCCGGCGGCCCCAACCGCGTCGGCCCGAACCTGCATGGCGTCGTCGGCCGCGCGTCGGGCTCCATCGAGAGCTTCAAGTATTCCGATGCGATGAAGGGCGCCGGACTTGCCTGGGACGAGGCCAATCTCGACAAGTACCTGACCGATCCGAAGGGCACGGTCCCCGGCAACAAGATGGCCTTCGCCGGCGTGAAGAACGAGCAGGCCCGCAAGGACCTGATTGCTTTCCTCAAGAAGAACAGCTGA
- a CDS encoding DUF4142 domain-containing protein — protein sequence MPMLRTAALAAVSILTLAACSSEPGLVPPMGSSGASTSQMGSTGSGASSTLTVADQSFLTQAAYGGFGEVAMGTLAQRQASSATVRDLGRRIAADHTQANQELARLAQAKGVMPPTAPDPGRQAVADALASLQGTAFDRQYLQQQIAEHEVSIALFNAQSQGGTDPDVRAFAAKWLPGLQMHARELRALGNPLAQLP from the coding sequence ATGCCCATGCTGCGAACCGCGGCCCTTGCCGCCGTGTCCATCCTCACGCTCGCCGCCTGTTCAAGCGAGCCGGGCCTCGTGCCACCGATGGGCAGTTCCGGTGCCTCCACGTCCCAGATGGGAAGCACCGGGTCTGGCGCCTCCTCGACGTTGACGGTGGCGGACCAGTCCTTTCTGACCCAGGCGGCCTACGGCGGCTTCGGCGAGGTGGCGATGGGCACGCTGGCCCAGCGGCAGGCGTCCAGCGCCACCGTGCGCGACCTCGGCCGGCGCATCGCCGCCGACCACACCCAAGCCAACCAGGAACTTGCCCGGCTCGCCCAAGCCAAGGGCGTCATGCCACCCACCGCCCCGGACCCGGGCCGGCAGGCGGTCGCCGACGCGTTGGCCTCGCTTCAGGGCACCGCATTCGACCGGCAGTATCTGCAGCAGCAGATCGCCGAGCACGAGGTGTCGATCGCCCTGTTCAACGCGCAGTCCCAGGGCGGGACTGATCCGGACGTCCGGGCCTTCGCCGCCAAATGGTTGCCCGGCCTGCAAATGCACGCGCGCGAACTGCGCGCGCTCGGCAACCCGCTGGCACAATTGCCGTAG
- a CDS encoding methyl-accepting chemotaxis protein, whose protein sequence is MNPLRTLSLATKLTILCTLGLIALSGALTYATIVKVTSSISKDAAERREQAITNFRMLLDQKGSEYRLKDGALYIDDFKLDGANDIVDTVRSVTGGVATIFRGDTRVATNIHNPDGSRAVGTKLARGPVYSAVIDGKEPFRGEADILGEAYFTAYDPIIDQNGEVIGVLFVGLKKSVALRVLEEVVPNIIQVAAVITVVMALVMLLVVRRQFRTLDQIRGTMFQLADERYEVTVPGLERQDEIGAMAKTVEVFRQKGIDNQRLREAQERERREAEAAKIAALESMARTVEQETRTAVDRVAERSVSMDSNAQAMASSAETVSANSQSVAAAAEQALGNAQAVAAATDQLTASIAEITGQVTFASQISRRAVESGRKTEDVVLSLSEAIGHIGEVATFIQDIASQTNLLALNATIEAARAGEAGKGFAVVAQEVKNLATQTSKSAEEISRQITDLQSMTAGAVDAVQDIGRTITEIDGVASSIASAMDEQGAATSEISRNVGQTAAAAQEVSSRIAHVSEEAAVTGSRADEVRRVASDVAGSIDQLREMLVRAVRTATPEVDRRRAPRFEVNLPCTIAGAVGSLSGQLTNLSEGGATIRGLDRSQVGSRGVLTIPSCTVSIPFAVLGGKEQDLHVRFELTPDVADRFAADVQRLTAGLHPLPAVA, encoded by the coding sequence ATGAATCCCCTCCGCACGCTCAGCCTTGCGACAAAGCTGACCATTCTGTGCACGCTCGGCCTGATTGCCTTGTCCGGCGCCCTGACCTACGCGACGATCGTCAAGGTCACCTCCAGCATCAGCAAGGACGCGGCGGAGCGGAGGGAGCAGGCGATCACCAACTTCCGGATGCTGCTCGACCAGAAAGGATCCGAGTACCGGCTCAAGGACGGCGCGCTGTACATCGACGATTTCAAGCTGGACGGCGCGAACGACATCGTCGACACCGTCCGCAGCGTGACCGGCGGCGTGGCCACCATCTTCCGCGGCGACACCCGCGTGGCAACCAACATCCACAACCCGGACGGCAGCCGGGCCGTCGGGACGAAGCTGGCGCGCGGCCCCGTCTACAGCGCCGTCATCGACGGCAAGGAGCCCTTCCGCGGTGAGGCCGACATCCTGGGCGAAGCCTATTTCACCGCCTACGACCCGATCATCGACCAGAACGGCGAGGTCATCGGTGTCCTGTTCGTCGGCCTCAAGAAGAGCGTCGCGTTGCGCGTTTTGGAGGAGGTGGTCCCCAACATCATCCAGGTGGCGGCGGTCATCACCGTCGTCATGGCCCTGGTGATGCTGCTGGTGGTCCGGCGCCAGTTCCGCACGCTGGACCAGATCCGCGGCACCATGTTCCAGCTGGCCGACGAGCGCTACGAGGTGACGGTCCCCGGCCTGGAGCGCCAGGACGAGATCGGCGCCATGGCCAAGACCGTCGAGGTCTTCCGCCAGAAGGGCATCGACAACCAGCGCCTGCGCGAGGCGCAGGAGCGCGAGCGCCGCGAGGCCGAGGCCGCCAAGATCGCCGCCCTGGAATCCATGGCCCGCACGGTGGAGCAGGAAACCCGCACCGCCGTGGACCGCGTCGCCGAACGGTCCGTCTCGATGGACAGCAACGCCCAGGCGATGGCCAGCTCGGCCGAGACCGTCTCCGCCAACTCGCAAAGCGTGGCGGCTGCGGCGGAACAGGCGCTGGGCAACGCCCAGGCCGTGGCGGCGGCCACCGACCAGCTCACCGCCTCCATCGCCGAGATCACCGGCCAGGTCACCTTCGCCAGCCAGATTTCCCGCCGCGCCGTGGAAAGCGGCCGCAAGACCGAGGACGTGGTGCTCTCCCTGTCCGAGGCCATCGGCCACATCGGGGAGGTCGCCACTTTCATCCAGGACATCGCCAGCCAGACCAATCTGCTGGCGTTGAACGCAACGATCGAGGCGGCGCGCGCCGGCGAGGCCGGCAAGGGCTTCGCGGTGGTGGCTCAGGAGGTGAAGAACCTCGCCACCCAAACCTCCAAGTCGGCGGAAGAGATTTCCCGCCAGATCACCGACCTGCAGAGCATGACCGCCGGTGCCGTCGACGCGGTGCAGGACATCGGGCGGACCATCACCGAGATCGACGGCGTCGCCAGCAGCATCGCCAGCGCCATGGACGAGCAGGGTGCCGCGACCAGCGAGATCTCGCGCAACGTCGGCCAGACCGCCGCCGCCGCGCAGGAGGTGTCGTCCCGCATCGCCCACGTGTCGGAGGAGGCGGCGGTGACCGGCAGTCGCGCCGACGAGGTGCGCCGGGTGGCGTCCGACGTGGCGGGAAGCATCGACCAACTCCGCGAGATGCTGGTCCGCGCCGTGCGCACCGCCACGCCGGAGGTGGACCGCCGCCGCGCCCCGCGCTTCGAGGTCAATCTGCCCTGCACCATCGCCGGGGCGGTGGGATCGCTATCGGGACAGCTCACCAACCTGTCGGAAGGCGGCGCCACGATCCGCGGTCTCGACCGGTCGCAGGTCGGCAGCCGTGGCGTGCTGACCATTCCCAGTTGCACCGTCTCCATCCCCTTCGCGGTGCTGGGGGGCAAGGAGCAGGATCTGCATGTCCGGTTCGAACTGACGCCGGACGTCGCCGACCGCTTCGCCGCGGACGTCCAACGTCTCACCGCGGGCCTGCACCCGCTTCCGGCGGTCGCCTGA